The Stigmatella ashevillena genomic sequence CTCGCGGGCGGTTTCCTCGGACAACGCGCGCTCGACTTCCTCGCGCAGGGGGGCCACGGCCTCCAGCGACATCCCAGCCTCGCAGGCGCGCTCCAGCAGCGTCAGGGCCTCCTGCGCGGCGGGCATCAGCTCCGTCACCATCACCTCGCGCGCGTCTTGAAAGCGCACGAAGGCCAGCAACACGAGGAGCCGGGGGGGAGGGTTGTCGGGCAGGACATCGCGCAGCAGGGCCAGGGCGGTGCCGTAGCTTTCCTGCTCCAGCGCTTGGGCCAGCGCCGCGTCGAGTTCACCAGGCAGCCCCCAGGGGCCGGCCAGCAGGTGCTCGGAAGAGACAGTCATGAAGTCAGAAGTTCCCTGGCGCCCTCGGGTGAGGCCACCTCGGGTGGCGGGCGGGAGGCAGCGCGTTCCTCCCGCCCAAAGCGGCCCGCGGGCCTACAGCTCGCGGGACATCAGCAGGCGCAGCTTGCCGGACTTCTTGGACACCACCGTGGCCACGGTGGTGAAGCCCGCCTTGCGGTAGAAGCTCACCGCGGGGCCGTTGGCCGGGTCCACGCGCAGCGCGATCGTCTTGCGGTACATGTCGCGCGCCGTCTGCACGCCGTGGTTGAGCAGCACCATGCCGAGCCCCTGCTTGCGCAGGTCCTGCCGGACCACGATGTTGCGCATGTACGCGGCACCCGGAACCGGGCCGTCGCGCTCCACGGTGACGTAGCCGACCGCCTGTCCCTGAAGCTTCGCCACGTGCAGGAAGGGCCGCAGCTGCGTGAGGGCCTGGAGGCTCTCTTCCTGGGTCTCGCCCCGGGTCTTCCAGGGATCAGAGCTGGCGCGCAGGGAGGCCACCACGCTCATGTCTTCATCGGTCGGTTGGGACAGCTTGACCGCCGAGTTCAGATCATTGGGCAGGTTGGCTGCGTCCAGTACCGGCACTGCAACCTCCACGCCCGGGTCCACCTGCTTCATCGTCATCGCCTTGCTCCTCCGTCGCGCTGCGATCCTAACCGTTAGACCGGTAGACGTGCACGAGGTGTTTCCGCGCACATTTCCCCTCAACTCGTGAGAAGCCGGACCTGGTCAAACGGGGCACCTGCCCAGGCCATTCCAAGCAGGTCTTTCCGCTCTTCTCGTCTGCTCTCCGAGCGGCTTTCCATTGGCGGACACCTCACTATAAAGATGTCCCAGGGCGAGGGGGGGGATGGCCTTCTTCCTTGTCCGCTCAGGTCCTGCTTGCAACTCAACCACGCTCAGCGAGAGCTCACGCTCAAGATCGTCTACTACGGGCCCGGGCTCAGTGGGAAGACGACCAACTTGCGCCAGTTGTACGCCCGGGCGAGCCCCGAGGTCCGGGGGCGGCTGCTGTCGGTGGAGACGCGCGACGACCGGACCCTGTTCTTCGACGTGCTGCCGGTCTTCTTCTCCTCCTCCCAGGGGTACAACGTCCGGGTGAAGCTCTTCACCGTGCCGGGTCAGGTCATCCACGTTGCCACGCGCCGCATCGTGTTGAGGGCCGCGGACGCGGTGGCCTTCGTGGCGGACAGCCGGCGCAGCGCCACGAAGGAGAACAACCGGTACTGGCACAGCCTGCGGGAGGACATGCGGGAGAACGGGTTGGATCCCGACCGGGTGCCCGTGGTCATCCAGTTCAACAAGCGGGACTTGCCGGACGCGCGCCCGGAGGAGGAGCTGGACCTGCTGCGGCGCCGGGGCCGGGAGCCCGTGGTGGGGGCCGTGGCCGTGCGGGGCGAGGGCGTCTGTGAAACCTTGCATGAGTTGATGCAGCTGGCCTGGCAACGGCTCGACGCGGACGCTCACCTCACCCGGAACATGGGAATGAGCGAAGAGGAGTTCCTCCTCCGAGTGTTTCGAAACATGAATCTCGATGGCACTTCGCTCGCGGAGCGTTACAAGGCCGAGACTACCTTGAGAGGAGGGGCGGGATGAGCGCGGACCAAGGGCCTACGTCATGGGGAGATGGTGTGCCGCCCCTGCCCGATAGCCTCCTGAACCGTACGCCGCTGCTGGCGGAGCTGCTCGACCTGCCGTCGCTCGCGGGCGTGGTGGAGGGCTTTGCGGGGCTGCACGGCATGGGCGTGCAAGTCATCGACGCCCAGGGCGCGTGCCTGGCGGGCACCGAGGGGCGCCAGGGCGCCTTCTGTGCCCACGTCACGTCCGGGAAGCAGGACGGGGAGGGCTGCGCGGCCCGAGCGCCGCTTGGCTCGGGCCTCCACTCGGTGGCGTGCCCTTCGGGGGTGCGCTACCTGGTCCTCCAGGTGCGGTGGGAAGGCAGCGAGCTGGGACGGGTGGTGTTTGGCCCCTTCGCGCCCGAGGTGGTGGCGGCCCTGCCGGAGCGGATGGACGTGGTCCGGGCACCTGGGTTGGGCTCGCCCCTGGCGGCAGCCGCGGCGTACTTCTCCCAGGTGCTGGAGGCCCTCATGGCGGTGGGGCACCGCTCCTGGCTGGCCAGCCGCATCCAGCTCGAGTCCGCCGGGGAGATCCGCCGGGAGCTGGAGGTCCGCGACGCGCGGATGTCGTCGCTCCAGGGCCGTCTGCGGGAGATGGACCGGCTCCAGTCGAGCTTCCTGGGCACCGTGAGCCACGAGTTGCGCACGCCCCTGGCCTCCATCATCGCCTACTCGGAGCTGCTGTCCGAGGGCATCACCGGGCAGCTCAACCCGGAGCAGATCCAGTGCGTGCAGTCCATCACGGAGATGGGGCGCACGCTGTTGGATCTCATCACCTCCATCCTGGACATCAGCCAGTTGGAGGCGGGCAAGCTGCGGCTGGCCTTCGCGCCGGTGGACATGGCCGAGGTGGTGGTCTCCGCGGTGTCCAGCGTGACGCCCCAATCGCGGCGCAAGGGTTTGAAGCTGGAGGTGGTCCTCCCGGAGCTGCGGCAGCCCCGGGTGCTCGCGGACAAGGGGCGGCTGTACCAGGTGCTGGTGAACCTGCTGGCCAACGCCCTCAAGTTCACCCCGGAGGGCCACGTGCGGGTGCGGCTCTCGGAGGTCGGGCCTCAGGAGGAGCTGGGGGGGCAGGGCTACCGCTTCTGCGTCGAGGACACGGGGGTGGGCATCCGCCAGGATCAGCTCGAGCGCATCTTCCAGAGCTTCTACCAGGTGGACTCCAGCTCCACCCGGGAGTTCGGGGGCGTGGGGCTGGGGCTCTCCATCGTCAAACGCTTCGTGGAAGGGCACGGCGGCAAGGTGCTGGTGACGAGCCAGCCGGGC encodes the following:
- a CDS encoding GNAT family N-acetyltransferase codes for the protein MTMKQVDPGVEVAVPVLDAANLPNDLNSAVKLSQPTDEDMSVVASLRASSDPWKTRGETQEESLQALTQLRPFLHVAKLQGQAVGYVTVERDGPVPGAAYMRNIVVRQDLRKQGLGMVLLNHGVQTARDMYRKTIALRVDPANGPAVSFYRKAGFTTVATVVSKKSGKLRLLMSREL
- a CDS encoding GTP-binding protein, which codes for MQLNHAQRELTLKIVYYGPGLSGKTTNLRQLYARASPEVRGRLLSVETRDDRTLFFDVLPVFFSSSQGYNVRVKLFTVPGQVIHVATRRIVLRAADAVAFVADSRRSATKENNRYWHSLREDMRENGLDPDRVPVVIQFNKRDLPDARPEEELDLLRRRGREPVVGAVAVRGEGVCETLHELMQLAWQRLDADAHLTRNMGMSEEEFLLRVFRNMNLDGTSLAERYKAETTLRGGAG
- a CDS encoding sensor histidine kinase codes for the protein MSADQGPTSWGDGVPPLPDSLLNRTPLLAELLDLPSLAGVVEGFAGLHGMGVQVIDAQGACLAGTEGRQGAFCAHVTSGKQDGEGCAARAPLGSGLHSVACPSGVRYLVLQVRWEGSELGRVVFGPFAPEVVAALPERMDVVRAPGLGSPLAAAAAYFSQVLEALMAVGHRSWLASRIQLESAGEIRRELEVRDARMSSLQGRLREMDRLQSSFLGTVSHELRTPLASIIAYSELLSEGITGQLNPEQIQCVQSITEMGRTLLDLITSILDISQLEAGKLRLAFAPVDMAEVVVSAVSSVTPQSRRKGLKLEVVLPELRQPRVLADKGRLYQVLVNLLANALKFTPEGHVRVRLSEVGPQEELGGQGYRFCVEDTGVGIRQDQLERIFQSFYQVDSSSTREFGGVGLGLSIVKRFVEGHGGKVLVTSQPGQGSCFIAVLPSRPPQVGESGVHVLPPLPEPDRF